CTTCCACCCCACGTTCCTGATCCTCGTGGCGGGCGTGTCCAACGCGTTCCTGGCCGGCGACCTCTTCAACCTCTACGTGGGCTTCGAGATCCTGCTGACCGCCTCCTACGTGCTGCTCACCATGGGCGGCACGGCCCAGCGGATCCGCGCGGGCGTCACCTACGTGGTGGTCTCCGTGGTCTCCTCCGTGGTGTTCCTGATCGCCATCGCCATGGTCTACGCCGCCACGGGCACCGTGAACATGGCGGACCTGGCCGTGAAGCTCGGCGAGCTGCCCAGCGACGTGCAGATGGTGCTGCACGTGCTGCTGCTCGTGGGCTTCGGCATCAAGGCGGCGGTCTTCCCGCTCTCCTTCTGGCTGCCGGACTCCTACCCCACGGCCCCCGCGCCCGTCACCGCGGTGTTCGCGGGCCTGCTCACCAAGGTGGGCGTCTACGCCATGATCCGCACGGAGACCCTGCTGTTCCCCGGCGAGCACGTCAACGCCCTGCTCTTGGTGGTGGCGGCGCTGACCATGGTGGTGGGCGTCCTCGGCGCGCTGGCCCAGACGGACATCAAGCGCATCCTCTCCTTCATCCTGGTCTCGCACATCGGCTACATGATCTTCGGCCTGGGGCTGGCCACGCAGATGGGCCTGGCCGCCACCGTGTTCTACGTGGGCCACCACATCACCGTGCAGACGGCGCTCTTCCTGGTCACGGGCCTGATCGAGAACCGGGCGGGCACTGCCAACATCGACCGCCTGGGCTCGCTGGCCAAGGTCTCCCCGTTCGTCAGCGTCCTGTTCCTGATCCCCGCGCTCAACCTCGGCGGCATCCCGCCGTTGTCCGGCTTCCTGGGCAAGGTGGGCCTGCTGCGCGGCGGCGTGGAGCAGGGCACCGGCCTGTCCTACACGCTCGTGGGCGTGTCCCTGCTGGCCTCCCTGCTCACCCTGCTCGTGGTGGTGCGCGTGTGGACCCGTGCGTTCTGGCGCAAGGTGGAGGACGTGGAGCACCCGCCCGCCCAGCTGGTGGCCGCCTACGAGCGGACCATCGACCGCGGCCTGCGCCCGCGCCGCCTCGAGCCGGGCCTCGTGCTGCCCACGGCTGCCCTGGTGGTCATGACGCTGGCCTTCACGGTCCTGGCCGGCCCGCTGTTCGACCTCGCCGACGCGGCCGCCACGGACATGCTGGACCGCACGCCCTACATCGCGAGCGTGCTCGACCAGGCCGCCGCCGAGCGCGCCGCCGAGACCCTCAGCCACGACCCGACGGAGGTGCACGATGCCCGGCACTGACCCCGCCCGCGACGCCACCGGCGCCGAGCGTCCGGCGCGCCCGCACCGCGTCCGGGACATGGTGGGCCAGTGGCCCCTGATCGCGGTGCTCGTGCTGCTGTGGTGCGCCGTGTGGGAGGACTACTCCCTGCACGTGGCGCTCGCCGGCCTGGCCTTCTCGCTGCTCGTCATGGTGCTGTTCCCCATGCCGCGCATCCCCTTCAGCGGCCGCCTGAACCCGTGGTGGTTCCTCGTGTTCACCTCCCAGTTCCTCGGGGACGTGGTGCGCTCCTCGGTCGAGGTGTCCAAGGTGGTGCTGCTGCGCGGGCGGGCGGCGCGCAGCTCGATCGTGGGGGTGCGGCTGCGCAGCCACGACGACCTCGTCATCACCCTGGTCAGCCACGCCCTGGCCCTGGTCCCCGGCTCGATCGTCCTCGACGTCGATCGGGCCCGGTCCATCCTCTACCTCCACGTGCTGGACGCCACCACGGACGAGGACATCGAGGACTTCCGCGCCAAGGCGCTTCGCGTCGAGGCCGGCATCATCAAGGCGGTCGGCACCCGGGAGGACCTCGAGCTGGTCCACCGGTACCCGGACACGGCCCCGCCGGAGGAGGAGTCGGCCGAGCGTCGGCGCCCCGCCGCCCCGCGGCCGGGGGGCACCGCACCCATCGGAGACACCGCCGACCACGCGAAGGAGGGCGCATGACGGACCCGTTCCACCTGGCCGCCTGGATCGCCGGGACGCTGCTGTTCGTCGGCGCCCTCGGCGCGCTCTACCGGATCGTCCGCGGGCCGTCCCTGCTGGACCGTGCGATCGCCACGGACGTGCTGCTCGTGGTGCTCTCCTCCGGGCTCATCCTGGACATGGCCGTGCGCCGCCACACGGACAACGTGGTGCTCGTGGTGCTGGCGGCCACCGTCGGCTTCGTGGGCTCGGTGACCGTGGCCCGCTTCGTCGAGGACCGGCGGCCCGACCACTCCATGGAGGACCAGGCGCGCGTGCCCGGCACCTCCGACGTGCCCGGCGGGGAGGAGGGACGATGACCGAGACCGCGACGTTCCTGGACTGGCTCTCCGCCGCGCTGCTGGTGTCCGGCGCGTTCTTCACGCTCGTGGCCGGCGTGGGCCTGCTCCTGCTGCCGGACCTGCTGGCCCGCATGCACGCCTCGGCCAAGCCCCAGGTCCTGGGTCTGATGCTCATGCTCGCCGGCCTGGCGATCGCCTGGGAGTCCTGGCCGTGGCTGCCCGTGCTGTTCCTGGCATGGGTGACCCAGATGGTGACGGCCCCCGTGGCCTCGCACCTGGTGGGCCGCACCGCCTACCGCACCAAGCACGCCCGCCGCGAGCTGCTGCACCGGGACGAGCTGGCCGCCGTCGCCCGCCGGGTCGAGCCCGCGCCGGAGCTGGATCCGCGCTCCCCGGAGTCGCGGCGCCGCCGGCGCCGCTGAGCGCACCGGCCCGCACACCGCGGCAGAGAGCACGACGGCCGCCGTCCGGAGCAGTCCGGGCGGCGGCCGTCGTCGTGCGGGGGCCGGGTGCGGCTCAGACCTCGTTGTCCACGCGGTGCGCGGCGGACTCGGTGACCTTGCGGATCGCGGCGCCGGCACCGCGCTGGCCGGCCACCTTCAGGATGGCGGCGACGCCCGCGGAGATGAAGGCGAAGGACAGGGCCTCGACGATCGGCAGCGTCTCGTCGGCGGCGTCGTCCGGGGCGTCGTGGCCGGTGACGAGCTTCCAGCCGCCGGCCACCACGCGGGAGCCGATGATGCCGCCCACCAGCGTGATGCCGGTCGACAGGGCCTTCTGGGCGAGCGTGTTCATGGTGGGCCTTCCGTGTTCGTGGGGGTCGCGAGTCGGTCTGGGACCGCGGCCGGCGACGCCGGGCGGGCCCCGTCCAGCCTATCCCGCGGTCGGGGCGGGGTCGCCGGCCACGTGGGCGCCGGGGTCGCCGTCGGCGTCGAGGTGGGCCTGCAGCTCGAGGGTGAGCGCGTGGTCCACGGGGATCTCCACGCCGTCCACGGCGCGCACGGGCAGGACGCCGCGCACGGAGGAGACCAGCCAGACGCCGTCGGCGCCCTCCAGGTCCGCGGGGACGAGCGGGCCGTAGCCCAGCTCCCAGCCGGCCGCGCCGGCGGCGGCGAAGATGACCGCCTGCGAGGTGCCCGCGAGGATGCCCTTCTGGCGCAGTGGGGTGAGCAGCCGGCGGGTGCCGTCCACGCCCGTGCGCACGATCAGCACGGTGGAGGTGGGGCCCTCGAGCAGGTAGCCGTCCGCGCTGGTGAACACCACGTCGTCCGCGCCGTGGGCCCGCGCGTAGCGCAGCGCGGCCATGTTCACGGCGTAGGAGAGGGTCTTGGCGCCCGTGAGCAGCCACGGGGAGCGCTCCGGCGCCCGGGAGTCCAGGCCGCGGTCCAGCAGGAGCACGCGCAGCCCGGTGCGGCGCTCCTCGTCCTCGACGGCGGGGGCGGGGCTGAGCAGCGCCCAGGCGGAGGGCTGGGGCAGGGCGCCGGGCGCGGCCTCGGGCCCGCGGGTGACGGTCAGGCGCACGGAGAGGCGGTCCCCGGCGGCCACGTCGTTGGCCGCGGTGAAGGCCTGCAGGCCCCGCTCGACGGCGGCCTCCCACGCCGCGGCGCTCGGCGCCGGCAGCTGCAGGGCGGCGGCCGAGGAGGCCAGGCGCCCCAGGTGGGCGCCGAGCTTGCGCATCCGCAGCACCCCGGCCTCGTCCGCGACGGCGAGCGCGGTCTCGAACAGGCCGTCGCCGCGCGTGACGCCCTGGTCGCTCACGCGCAGGTGCGGGACGGCGGGGTCGGCCACGCGGGGCAGGCGGGCGCCGTCCGCGCCGGCCTCGAGCAGCACGAGGACGGGCTCGCCGGGGGAGGGGGAGAACGGGGTGGGGGACATGCGCCCAGGATAGTCCGCCGCCCCCGGCCGCAGTGGCCGGGGGCGGCGGTGTCCCGCGCGGTCGGGCGCGCTCAGGCCCGGTGCGCGCCGCCGTCGACGGCCGGGGTGCGGCCGGCCTCGGGAGCCGGGGCGGACGCGGCCTCGGCGGCGGGGGCGTGGCCGCGCTCGAGCTGGGCGCCCTCCACGTCCACGTCCGGCATGATCCGGTCGAGCCAGCGCGGCAGCCACCACGCCTTCTCGCCGAGCAGGTGCATCAGCGCCGGCATCAGGAGCAGGCGCACCACGAACGCGTCCAGCAGCACGCCGAAGGCCAGGCCGAAGCCGATCGGGCGGATCATCGCGTCGTGGGCGAAGATGAACCCGCCGAACACGGAGATCATGATGATCGCCGCGGCGATCACGACGGCGCGGCCCGAGCGCAGGCCGGTCAGCACGGCCTGGCGGGCGGGCAGGCCGTGGGCGTAGGCCTCGCGCATGCCGGAGGCGATGAACAGCTGGTAGTCCATGGCCAGGCCGAACAGCACGCCGATCATGATGGTCGGCAGGAAGCTGAGCACGGGGCCGGGGTTGTGGACCCCGAACACCGAGCCGAGCCAGCCCCACTGGTAGATGGCCACCACGCCGCCCATGGCGGCGAACACGGAGAGCACGAACCCGCCGGTGGCGATCAGCGGCACCAGGATCGAGCGGAACACCAGCACCATGATCAGCAGGGACAGGCCCACCACCACGCCCAGGTAGAGGGGCAGGGCGTCGGAGAGCTTCTCCGAGACGTCGATGAACCCGCTGGTCATGCCGGCCACACCCAGGTTGGAGGCCTCGCCGGCCGGCTCGGTGGCGCGCAGCTCGCGCACCAGCTCCTCGGTGGAGACGGCGTTCGGG
The sequence above is a segment of the Micrococcus endophyticus genome. Coding sequences within it:
- a CDS encoding Na+/H+ antiporter subunit D, with protein sequence MSIGSVPMTDLAPLAVMMPVLGAAVTFMLVRRPRAQVVVTVTALVLTLLLNCLLLAAVWEGGVASVHVGGWPAPLGITLVVDRLSALMLVVSALITLAVLLYASAQGMVNRDEGGPVSIFHPTFLILVAGVSNAFLAGDLFNLYVGFEILLTASYVLLTMGGTAQRIRAGVTYVVVSVVSSVVFLIAIAMVYAATGTVNMADLAVKLGELPSDVQMVLHVLLLVGFGIKAAVFPLSFWLPDSYPTAPAPVTAVFAGLLTKVGVYAMIRTETLLFPGEHVNALLLVVAALTMVVGVLGALAQTDIKRILSFILVSHIGYMIFGLGLATQMGLAATVFYVGHHITVQTALFLVTGLIENRAGTANIDRLGSLAKVSPFVSVLFLIPALNLGGIPPLSGFLGKVGLLRGGVEQGTGLSYTLVGVSLLASLLTLLVVVRVWTRAFWRKVEDVEHPPAQLVAAYERTIDRGLRPRRLEPGLVLPTAALVVMTLAFTVLAGPLFDLADAAATDMLDRTPYIASVLDQAAAERAAETLSHDPTEVHDARH
- a CDS encoding DUF4235 domain-containing protein, coding for MNTLAQKALSTGITLVGGIIGSRVVAGGWKLVTGHDAPDDAADETLPIVEALSFAFISAGVAAILKVAGQRGAGAAIRKVTESAAHRVDNEV
- a CDS encoding Na+/H+ antiporter subunit E is translated as MPGTDPARDATGAERPARPHRVRDMVGQWPLIAVLVLLWCAVWEDYSLHVALAGLAFSLLVMVLFPMPRIPFSGRLNPWWFLVFTSQFLGDVVRSSVEVSKVVLLRGRAARSSIVGVRLRSHDDLVITLVSHALALVPGSIVLDVDRARSILYLHVLDATTDEDIEDFRAKALRVEAGIIKAVGTREDLELVHRYPDTAPPEEESAERRRPAAPRPGGTAPIGDTADHAKEGA
- a CDS encoding monovalent cation/H+ antiporter complex subunit F: MTDPFHLAAWIAGTLLFVGALGALYRIVRGPSLLDRAIATDVLLVVLSSGLILDMAVRRHTDNVVLVVLAATVGFVGSVTVARFVEDRRPDHSMEDQARVPGTSDVPGGEEGR
- a CDS encoding aminotransferase class IV, translating into MSPTPFSPSPGEPVLVLLEAGADGARLPRVADPAVPHLRVSDQGVTRGDGLFETALAVADEAGVLRMRKLGAHLGRLASSAAALQLPAPSAAAWEAAVERGLQAFTAANDVAAGDRLSVRLTVTRGPEAAPGALPQPSAWALLSPAPAVEDEERRTGLRVLLLDRGLDSRAPERSPWLLTGAKTLSYAVNMAALRYARAHGADDVVFTSADGYLLEGPTSTVLIVRTGVDGTRRLLTPLRQKGILAGTSQAVIFAAAGAAGWELGYGPLVPADLEGADGVWLVSSVRGVLPVRAVDGVEIPVDHALTLELQAHLDADGDPGAHVAGDPAPTAG
- the mnhG gene encoding monovalent cation/H(+) antiporter subunit G; this encodes MTETATFLDWLSAALLVSGAFFTLVAGVGLLLLPDLLARMHASAKPQVLGLMLMLAGLAIAWESWPWLPVLFLAWVTQMVTAPVASHLVGRTAYRTKHARRELLHRDELAAVARRVEPAPELDPRSPESRRRRRR